The following proteins are co-located in the Triplophysa dalaica isolate WHDGS20190420 chromosome 2, ASM1584641v1, whole genome shotgun sequence genome:
- the foxe1 gene encoding forkhead box protein E1, giving the protein MPVVKVESDSPSETTLPVNDSQRAEPQKGRRRKRPLQRGKPPYSYIALISMAIANSPDHKLTLGGIYKFITERFPFYRDNSKKWQNSIRHNLTLNDCFIKIPREPGRPGKGNYWALDPNAEDMFESGSFLRRRKRFKRSDFTTYSSYMHESPVFPSVQMARSAYANTVYSNMAVSPPYSQQLPSAYYQSSSPSFDSGQSRVFRINSLIGSPGRMGQPAEMMAQQSCRSFSPESGSCSLGGTGYQHQSCGGETMLSCCSSSSNNMAFAYSSPGHVQTQVSYPQGSTQTYGQTGRVAISSLSPLAGDAVGDPYGRTSPAQLGTFVQYNTSGPIGSSGPYIRHPAYSGNMDRFVSAT; this is encoded by the coding sequence ATGCCTGTGGTTAAAGTGGAGAGCGATTCACCCTCCGAGACCACTCTTCCAGTGAATGACAGTCAGAGAGCAGAACCACAAAAGGGCCGGCGGAGGAAGAGGCCCCTTCAGCGAGGCAAACCGCCGTACAGCTACATCGCTCTGATCTCCATGGCGATTGCAAACTCGCCCGACCACAAGCTCACGCTTGGAGGGATCTACAAGTTCATCACAGAGAGGTTTCCGTTCTATCGAGACAACTCCAAGAAATGGCAGAACTCCATACGTCATAACTTGACACTCAATGACTGTTTTATTAAGATCCCACGAGAGCCCGGTAGACCTGGAAAAGGCAACTACTGGGCGTTGGATCCCAACGCAGAAGACATGTTCGAAAGTGGCAGCTTCTTACGCCGCAGAAAGCGTTTCAAGCGCAGCGACTTCACTACATATTCATCGTACATGCACGAGTCTCCCGTCTTCCCCTCGGTTCAGATGGCACGCTCGGCCTACGCCAACACCGTCTACTCAAACATGGCGGTGAGCCCACCTTATTCCCAACAGCTTCCATCTGCCTATTACCAGTCCTCCTCACCCAGTTTTGACTCGGGCCAGTCGAGGGTCTTCAGAATCAATTCTCTTATCGGATCACCCGGCAGGATGGGTCAACCCGCAGAGATGATGGCTCAGCAGTCGTGCCGCAGTTTCAGCCCAGAGAGTGGCTCCTGTAGTTTGGGAGGAACGGGCTATCAGCATCAGTCCTGCGGTGGGGAGACCATGCTGTCATGCTGCTCCAGCTCCTCGAATAACATGGCCTTTGCTTACTCCAGTCCAGGACATGTACAAACTCAGGTCTCATATCCACAAGGCAGCACTCAGACCTACGGGCAAACGGGGAGGGTGGCCATCTCCAGTTTGTCTCCCCTGGCTGGTGACGCTGTTGGTGATCCATACGGCAGAACGTCTCCAGCACAGCTGGGCACATTTGTTCAGTACAATACCTCTGGTCCAATAGGCAGCTCAGGACCCTACATTAGACATCCAGCTTACTCAGGTAATATGGACAGGTTCGTGTCTGCCACCTAG